One segment of Erigeron canadensis isolate Cc75 chromosome 2, C_canadensis_v1, whole genome shotgun sequence DNA contains the following:
- the LOC122587574 gene encoding uncharacterized protein LOC122587574 has protein sequence METTITMLGTVTSRTRNTSVRVRVLHAWWQGVSGKDPMLELILGDEQGGRIAASIRGKWTDNFTITTNGTVQGHKFLPTAHKYKIVFSPTTIVRPIQDFTGSRHAFNFTSFTDIATNDKIKDNDCVDIIGRLCKMGDIVNFDRKGVESTRMVCYLEDLESVQIKLTLFGKFIELLTDEVSKQDQEQDRPVVIILQFGKINQYRENKGVANAFNGSKLFVNNDIDEIKAFVERYDGNGQVEQIEGCQSTIMNPDDFLKDCDHVTLADYMTHEPDGSYVTYATIDSIDADEPWWHSACKSCRRKVYKIKEAEKTETYVGNGLRCPGCGPNPKSLYPKFNDTSSVAADSETSLRSPTEKNSTTDSDNDPEVVECLMNKNRKVLRCTDL, from the exons ATGGAGACAACCATAACTATGCTTGGAACGGTAACATCTAGGACACGCAATACAAGTGTAAGAGTTCGAGTCTTGCATGCTTGGTGGCAAGGTGTTAGTGGTAAAGATCCTATGTTGGAACTTATCTTGGGGGATGAACAG GGAGGTAGAATAGCGGCTTCAATAAGAGGAAA gtggactgaCAACTTCACTATTACTACTAATGGAACTGTCCAAGGTCACAAATTTTTGCCAACCGCGCATAAGTATAAGATTGTATTTTCACCAACCACTATCGTTAGGCCAATTCAAGATTTCACTGGATCCCGCCATGCTTTTAACTTCACATCTTTTACTGATATTGCCACTAATGATAAGATTAAAGATAATGATTGTGTAG ATATCATTGGACGTCTTTGCAAGATGGGAGATATTGTTAACTTTGACAGGAAAGGTGTCGAATCAACCAGGATGGTCTGTTATCTTGAGGACTTAGA ATCAGTTCAAATCAAATTGACATTGTTTGGAAAATTTATTGAACTTCTGACTGATGAGGTTTCAAAGCAAGACCAAGAGCAAGACCGACCGGTTGTCATCATCCTTCAGTTTGGGAAGATTAACCAGTACAGAG AAAATAAGGGTGTTGCAAACGCTTTTAATGGATCCAAGCTATTTGTCAACAATGACATTGATGAGATAAAAGCATTTGTAGAAAG ATATGATGGAAACGGTCAAGTTGAACAAATCGAAGGTTGTCAGTCTACAATCATGAACCCAGATGATTTTCTAAAAGATTGTGATCATGTGACTTTGGCTGATTATATGACACATGAACCg GATGGCTCTTATGTTACATATGCAACAATTGATAGCATTGATGCTGACGAACCATGGTGGCATTCAGCATGTAAAAGTTGCCGCAGAAAGGTTTATAAGATAAAAGAAGCCGAAAAAACAGAGACTTATGTTGGTAATGGATTAAGGTGCCCCGGATGTGGTCCTAATCCTAAATCTCTTTATCCGAA GTTCAAT GACACGTCATCTGTTGCAGCTGATAGTGAAACCTCATTGAGAAGTCCAACTGAAAAAAATTCAACAACTGACTCGGACAATGATCCCGAAGTTGTCGAGTGTTTAATGAACAAGAATAGAAAGGTCCTTCGTTGCACTGATCTTTAA
- the LOC122586896 gene encoding serine/threonine-protein kinase PBL34-like, whose protein sequence is MGVLNVDKMKENKKKESDGENTGCWIKFRFFRGCISARSKVESSSSGSSTQYAESKSTLDNSTDQPVAPVASSSTTSNRESTTSTPNITEELKIASQLRKFNFCELKSATRNFRPESLLGEGGFGCVFKGWINESGSAPVKPGTGLTVAVKTLNHDGLQGHKEWLAEVNFLGDLLHPNLVKLIGYCIEDDQRLLVYEFMPRGSLENHLFRRSLPLPWGMRMKIALGAAKGLSFLHEEAERPVIYRDFKTSNILLDADYNAKLSDFGLAKDGPEGDDTHVSTRVMGTYGYAAPEYVMTGHLTSKSDVYSFGVVLLEMITGRRSMDKNRPNGEHNLVEWARPYLGERRRFYRLIDPRLEGRFSIRGAQKAAQLATLCLSRDPKARPLMSEVHEALKPLPNLKDMACSSPYFQAMQSERTGSHSSSRNGSKGQPPRSLSVANSPYHQNQTYRSPKPVR, encoded by the exons ATGGGGGTTTTGAATGTGGATAAAATGAAGGaaaataagaagaaagaaagtGATGGTGAAAATACAGGGTGTTGGATTAAGTTTAGATTTTTTAGAGGATGTATATCTGCAAGGTCTAAAGTTGAGAGTTCAAGTAGTGGCAGCAGCACTCAATATG CTGAAAGTAAATCGACACTTGATAATAGTACAGACCAACCGGTTGCTCCAGTTGCTTCATCTTCAACCACAAGTAACAGGGAAAGCACTACATCCACCCCAAATATTACCGAAGAACTTAAAATTGCCTCGCAGCTGCGAAAGTTTAACTTTTGTGAACTTAAGTCAGCCACAAGGAATTTTAGACCAGAGAGTCTACTCGGTGAGGGTGGCTTTGGTTGCGTATTCAAAGGATGGATCAATGAGAGTGGGAGTGCACCTGTTAAGCCGGGCACTGGTCTAACTGTTGCCGTCAAGACTTTGAACCATGATGGACTCCAGGGTCACAAAGAATGGCTT GCGGAGGTCAACTTCCTTGGTGATCTTCTGCATCCTAATTTGGTTAAATTAATCGGTTATTGCATTGAGGATGACCAAAGGCTGCTTGTTTACGAGTTTATGCCTCGTGGAAGCCTGGAAAACCATTTGTTCAGAA GGTCACTGCCCCTTCCTTGGGGCATGCGAATGAAAATTGCCCTTGGTGCTGCAAAGGGGCTTTCTTTTCTTCACGAGGAAGCTGAAAGACCGGTCATTTATCGAGATTTTAAAACATCAAATATTTTACTAGATGCG GATTACAATGCAAAACTTTCTGATTTTGGGCTTGCAAAAGATGGACCAGAAGGCGATGACACTCATGTGTCTACCCGAGTGATGGGAACATATGGCTATGCTGCTCCGGAGTATGTGATGACGG GACATTTAACATCAAAGAGCGACGTCTACAGTTTCGGGGTGGTGTTACTTGAGATGATAACAGGTCGGAGATCTATGGACAAAAACCGGCCCAATGGCGAGCATAATTTAGTTGAATGGGCTCGACCTTATCTTGGAGAGAGAAGAAGGTTCTATAGGTTGATAGATCCCCGGTTGGAAGGTAGGTTCTCAATTCGAGGTGCTCAGAAAGCAGCCCAGTTGGCTACCCTTTGTCTCAGCCGAGACCCAAAGGCAAGACCGCTCATGAGTGAGGTTCATGAAGCCCTGAAGCCACTCCCAAACCTTAAGGATATGGCTTGCTCATCACCTTATTTTCAAGCAATGCAGTCAGAACGGACGGGAAGCCACTCTAGTAGTAGGAATGGGTCAAAAGGGCAGCCGCCGAGGAGTCTGTCGGTTGCAAACTCACCATATCACCAGAATCAAACTTATCGGTCTCCAAAACCTGTCAGGTAG